In the Pseudolabrys taiwanensis genome, one interval contains:
- a CDS encoding flavin reductase family protein, which translates to MAIDQREFRNVLGQFATGIAIVTATVEGNRIGATISSFNSVSLDPPLVLFSMANKSLSLPQWKAAQAMAIFVLGEHQSELSNRFARAGGDKWSGLDGALTGNGSPALPGAIAQFECKPYATYAGGDHEIFICEVTRFAATATATRPLIFHAGKYANLKPTETVQAPPEVDVWLHGW; encoded by the coding sequence GTGGCCATCGACCAACGTGAATTCCGCAACGTCCTCGGACAGTTCGCGACCGGCATCGCCATCGTGACGGCAACGGTCGAGGGCAATCGGATCGGCGCGACGATCAGCTCGTTCAATTCGGTGTCGCTCGATCCGCCGCTGGTGCTTTTCAGCATGGCGAACAAGTCGCTCAGCCTGCCGCAATGGAAAGCCGCGCAAGCGATGGCGATCTTCGTCCTCGGCGAGCACCAGAGCGAGTTGTCGAACCGGTTCGCGCGCGCTGGCGGGGATAAATGGTCGGGCCTCGATGGCGCGCTGACCGGCAATGGCAGCCCGGCCCTGCCCGGCGCCATTGCCCAGTTCGAGTGCAAACCCTACGCCACCTATGCCGGCGGCGATCACGAGATCTTCATCTGCGAAGTGACGCGCTTCGCCGCGACGGCGACGGCGACACGGCCGCTCATCTTCCATGCCGGCAAGTATGCCAACTTGAAGCCGACCGAAACGGTGCAAGCGCCGCCCGAAGTCGACGTGTGGCTGCACGGCTGGTGA
- a CDS encoding ABC transporter ATP-binding protein, whose translation MSESKPAPQLPASRDLVAEGRGVGIFLRRGADELKVVDNFDFAIGRGEFFALVGESGSGKTIIARALMRLLPPTRMRIAGSLRLGDTDVAKAEEKTMRRLRGQRVSMIFQEPMTSLNPIMTVEDQIDEAMRVHGTASKAERAARISQLLSDVLFRNPDQVRRMYPHELSGGMRQRVMIAIALANDPTLLIADEPTTALDVTIQHEIMEILVGLRNRYSLSVLFISHDLALVHSYADTVAVLYGGTLMERGPTRQVIHAPTHPYTAALLACMPQRRLPGQRQTAIEGNVPPVTEWFQGCRFAPRCPRRQPVCTEAAIPMVATREQQEARCLFPLT comes from the coding sequence TTGTCTGAGAGCAAACCCGCCCCGCAGCTACCTGCTTCGCGCGACCTCGTTGCCGAAGGCCGCGGCGTCGGCATTTTTCTGCGTCGCGGCGCGGACGAGCTCAAAGTCGTCGACAATTTCGATTTTGCCATCGGCCGCGGCGAGTTTTTTGCCCTGGTCGGGGAGAGCGGGTCCGGCAAGACGATCATCGCCCGCGCCTTGATGCGTCTTTTGCCGCCGACCCGCATGCGCATCGCCGGCTCTTTGCGGCTCGGCGATACCGACGTTGCGAAGGCGGAAGAGAAGACGATGCGCCGACTCCGCGGCCAACGCGTCAGCATGATCTTCCAGGAGCCGATGACGTCGCTCAATCCGATCATGACGGTCGAGGATCAGATCGACGAAGCCATGCGCGTGCATGGCACCGCGAGCAAAGCGGAAAGGGCCGCCCGTATCAGCCAACTTCTGAGCGATGTCCTCTTCCGCAATCCCGATCAGGTGCGACGCATGTATCCGCACGAGCTGTCGGGCGGCATGCGGCAGCGGGTGATGATCGCCATCGCTCTGGCCAACGATCCGACGCTGTTGATCGCGGACGAGCCGACGACGGCGCTCGACGTGACGATCCAGCACGAGATCATGGAGATCCTGGTCGGACTGCGGAATCGCTATTCGCTGAGCGTGCTGTTTATCTCGCACGATCTCGCATTGGTCCATAGCTATGCGGATACGGTCGCGGTCCTTTACGGCGGCACGCTGATGGAGCGGGGACCGACGCGGCAGGTCATCCACGCGCCGACGCACCCCTACACGGCGGCGTTGCTCGCCTGCATGCCGCAGCGGCGGCTGCCCGGTCAGCGTCAGACGGCGATCGAAGGCAATGTGCCGCCGGTGACCGAGTGGTTCCAGGGCTGCCGCTTCGCGCCGCGCTGCCCGCGCCGACAGCCGGTCTGCACGGAAGCCGCCATTCCGATGGTGGCAACGCGAGAGCAGCAGGAGGCAAGATGTCTGTTTCCTCTGACGTGA
- a CDS encoding Rieske (2Fe-2S) protein, which produces MEHLICSPDDLPTGEVRIVTVNAIEIGVFRQGDEYFAYQNVCPHQGGPACEGMRTPQIEDTFDAKGLFTGQRLDEDDMHIVCPWHGYEFHLRTGEHVRDSKVRLRRFPVTIRDGGVYVAM; this is translated from the coding sequence ATGGAACACCTTATCTGCAGCCCCGACGATCTGCCAACGGGTGAAGTCCGCATCGTCACCGTGAACGCGATCGAAATCGGCGTCTTCCGCCAAGGTGACGAGTATTTCGCCTACCAGAATGTCTGCCCGCACCAGGGAGGGCCTGCCTGCGAAGGAATGCGCACTCCGCAGATCGAGGACACGTTCGACGCAAAGGGTCTGTTTACCGGCCAACGCCTCGACGAAGACGACATGCACATCGTCTGCCCCTGGCATGGATACGAGTTTCATTTGCGGACCGGCGAGCACGTGCGCGACAGCAAGGTGCGGCTGAGGCGCTTTCCCGTCACCATTCGCGACGGGGGCGTCTATGTCGCTATGTGA
- a CDS encoding isochorismatase family protein — translation MTERVWDKFLTERDKQVFAASGYGARGGFGKRPALLVIDVNFGFVGDKPEPILDSIKRWMNSCGEDGWKAVAAIKELLVAARGKGVPVIYTTGVRRADSWDEGAWAYKNSRVKTDYMGLNPGKLKSNVIIPDIAPAPQDIVIGKQKPSAFHGTPLADYLVHLGCDSVICTGTTTSGCVRATVIDAFSKNYRVIVAEEGCADRSQASHAVNLCDMNAKYADVISVQEVVTYLNALPSGLFDLPKGDPTAAAAFSMPAAAKA, via the coding sequence ATGACCGAGCGGGTGTGGGACAAGTTTCTGACCGAGCGCGACAAGCAGGTGTTCGCGGCGTCCGGATACGGCGCGCGCGGCGGCTTCGGCAAGCGGCCGGCGCTGTTGGTGATCGACGTCAATTTCGGTTTCGTCGGCGACAAGCCCGAGCCGATCCTCGACTCCATCAAGCGCTGGATGAATTCGTGCGGCGAGGATGGCTGGAAGGCCGTCGCCGCGATCAAGGAATTGCTGGTCGCCGCGCGCGGCAAGGGTGTGCCGGTGATCTACACCACCGGCGTGCGCCGCGCCGACAGCTGGGACGAGGGCGCCTGGGCTTACAAGAACAGCCGGGTCAAGACCGACTACATGGGTCTCAATCCGGGCAAGCTGAAGAGCAATGTCATCATTCCCGACATCGCGCCGGCACCGCAGGACATCGTCATCGGCAAACAGAAGCCGAGCGCCTTCCACGGCACGCCGCTCGCCGACTATCTCGTGCATCTCGGCTGCGACAGCGTGATCTGCACCGGCACGACCACGTCCGGCTGCGTGCGTGCCACGGTCATCGACGCCTTCAGCAAGAACTATCGCGTCATCGTCGCGGAAGAGGGCTGTGCCGACCGCTCGCAGGCCTCGCACGCCGTCAATCTCTGCGACATGAACGCGAAGTACGCGGACGTGATATCGGTGCAAGAGGTGGTCACTTATCTCAATGCGCTGCCGAGCGGCCTGTTCGATCTGCCGAAAGGCGACCCGACCGCGGCGGCGGCCTTCTCGATGCCGGCGGCAGCCAAGGCTTGA
- a CDS encoding MarR family winged helix-turn-helix transcriptional regulator — translation MAPDDMVPYQYRTEPVKVDEDRLKKAVREEVPEIGIGKRLRLAHMAFARGMRVELAEAGLTFGQFVHLERLWNEDGLTQVELSRRVGVEMASSTSVLAELEKLGWIRRERGEADRRKIFVYLTRQGRELATPVLARVKEVNRTARRGIAAGDIAAVFRILDAIAANMNDKYPGGSARLDRD, via the coding sequence ATGGCTCCAGATGATATGGTACCTTATCAATATCGAACGGAGCCTGTCAAAGTCGACGAGGATAGATTGAAGAAAGCTGTGCGCGAGGAAGTGCCCGAAATCGGCATCGGCAAACGTCTACGGCTGGCGCACATGGCTTTCGCGCGCGGCATGCGGGTCGAATTGGCCGAGGCCGGCCTGACCTTCGGCCAGTTCGTTCACCTTGAGCGGCTGTGGAACGAGGACGGGCTGACGCAGGTCGAATTGTCCCGTCGAGTCGGGGTCGAGATGGCGTCTTCCACGTCGGTGTTGGCCGAGCTCGAAAAACTCGGATGGATCCGCCGCGAGCGCGGCGAGGCGGATCGCCGCAAGATCTTCGTCTATCTCACGCGTCAGGGTCGCGAGTTGGCGACGCCGGTGCTGGCAAGGGTCAAAGAGGTCAACCGCACGGCGCGGCGCGGTATCGCCGCAGGCGACATCGCGGCTGTCTTCCGCATTTTGGATGCGATCGCCGCGAACATGAACGACAAGTATCCCGGTGGTTCGGCGCGCTTGGACCGGGATTGA
- a CDS encoding ABC transporter substrate-binding protein translates to MKFLKSMSLLAAAAVSAMGVMSFAAPAARANDVIRIGYGPFLSGGGLFIAKEKGYFEKMGITVELRRFDDGSLAVPAMIAGELELTNLPAAANLFNSIAKGAPIAVFADWGNNRPGHGYTAFLVSQKLYDEGVRTIPDLAKLKGKKVGVSALGSINHYNAAQILMKAGLNPAKDVQWIFNVPQPDLMKMLGQGQVEGSDLSYNLAAFAKANKMGQIIANGDEIAPNFQIAAFAGRKDFLTQKHDVMVRFMVAYLQGIKEFDAAADAPDKDPQILDILAKYTTLNKPELIKQIAPHWAYLNEDGMPQIDSIMQMQDFWSGEYFQYVKTKVTREQLFDLSIAKEAKAKFDKEKPFAK, encoded by the coding sequence ATGAAGTTTCTCAAAAGCATGAGTCTGCTCGCGGCTGCCGCGGTCTCGGCGATGGGCGTTATGTCTTTTGCGGCGCCGGCGGCGCGTGCCAATGATGTGATCCGCATCGGCTATGGACCGTTCTTGTCCGGTGGCGGTTTGTTCATCGCGAAGGAGAAGGGCTACTTCGAGAAGATGGGCATCACCGTCGAGCTGCGACGCTTCGACGATGGCTCGCTCGCGGTGCCGGCGATGATCGCCGGCGAACTGGAGCTGACCAATCTTCCGGCCGCGGCGAATTTGTTCAACAGCATCGCCAAGGGCGCGCCCATCGCGGTGTTCGCCGACTGGGGCAACAATCGCCCGGGCCACGGCTACACGGCGTTTCTGGTGTCGCAGAAGCTTTACGACGAAGGCGTTCGCACGATTCCCGATCTCGCCAAGCTCAAGGGCAAGAAGGTCGGCGTCAGCGCGCTCGGCAGCATCAATCACTACAACGCCGCGCAAATTCTGATGAAGGCCGGCCTCAACCCGGCCAAGGACGTGCAGTGGATCTTCAACGTTCCGCAGCCCGACCTGATGAAGATGCTCGGGCAGGGCCAGGTCGAGGGCAGCGACCTGTCCTACAATCTCGCCGCCTTCGCCAAGGCGAACAAGATGGGCCAGATCATCGCCAATGGCGACGAAATCGCGCCGAACTTTCAGATCGCCGCCTTCGCCGGCCGCAAGGACTTCCTGACGCAGAAGCATGACGTGATGGTGCGCTTCATGGTCGCCTATTTGCAGGGCATCAAGGAGTTCGACGCCGCCGCCGACGCGCCGGACAAGGATCCGCAGATCCTGGATATCCTCGCCAAGTACACGACCCTCAATAAGCCGGAGCTGATCAAGCAGATCGCGCCGCACTGGGCCTATCTCAACGAAGACGGGATGCCGCAGATCGACTCGATCATGCAGATGCAGGACTTCTGGAGCGGCGAGTACTTTCAATACGTGAAGACGAAGGTGACCCGCGAGCAGCTGTTCGACCTGTCGATCGCCAAGGAGGCCAAGGCGAAGTTCGACAAGGAAAAGCCGTTCGCCAAGTAA
- a CDS encoding amidohydrolase family protein — MTFTAGNHLVEPTRASFDTEQHLKNALRQAEQRHYEDFLIVDVDSHHYETEAFSEIAQYIDDPVLRREALYQGMSRGGITSIDGSYQEMTGRVTRYPLRNREKTPPTIHRDITLMRRWMDAMGVDIACMFPTPMLNISTCPRVDVETALARAYNRWLCDRILTEEPRITSMLYLPFNDPEACLSIVEEFGDRKGVIGFMVTSTHYKSVHDNAYIKTFAALQERNLPLGFHAAYTWGDQSTRLMNRFISVHALGFVWHNMVHMANWIFNGMPERFPRLKTVWIESGLAWIPFLMQRFDNEFMMRSSDAPTLKRKPSEYMQEMFYTSQPMEMVNNKEALELTFKMINAKSQLLYSSDYPHWDMDLPSTIYDLPFLNEQEKRNILGGNATRLFNLSSQFAPWKVKRRAARPAAATAMQEQSASL; from the coding sequence ATGACCTTTACCGCAGGCAACCACTTGGTCGAACCGACGCGCGCCTCGTTCGACACCGAGCAGCATCTCAAGAACGCGCTGCGGCAGGCCGAACAACGGCACTACGAAGACTTCCTCATCGTCGATGTCGATTCGCATCACTACGAGACCGAGGCCTTCAGCGAAATCGCGCAATACATCGACGATCCCGTGCTGCGCCGAGAGGCGCTCTACCAGGGCATGTCGCGCGGCGGCATTACGTCGATCGACGGCTCCTATCAGGAGATGACCGGCCGCGTGACGCGCTATCCGCTACGCAATCGCGAGAAGACGCCGCCGACGATCCACCGCGATATAACGCTGATGCGGCGCTGGATGGACGCCATGGGCGTGGATATCGCCTGCATGTTCCCGACGCCGATGCTCAACATCTCCACCTGCCCGCGCGTCGACGTCGAGACGGCGCTGGCGCGGGCCTACAACCGTTGGCTATGCGACCGGATTCTGACGGAAGAGCCGCGCATCACGTCGATGCTCTATCTGCCCTTCAACGATCCGGAGGCTTGCCTGTCGATCGTCGAGGAGTTCGGCGACCGCAAGGGGGTGATCGGATTCATGGTGACGTCGACGCATTACAAGAGCGTGCACGACAACGCCTATATCAAGACCTTCGCCGCGTTGCAGGAGCGCAACCTGCCGCTTGGCTTCCACGCCGCCTATACCTGGGGTGATCAGTCGACGCGGCTCATGAATCGCTTCATTTCCGTGCACGCGCTCGGCTTCGTCTGGCACAATATGGTGCACATGGCGAACTGGATCTTCAACGGCATGCCGGAACGTTTCCCGAGACTGAAGACCGTGTGGATCGAAAGCGGCCTCGCCTGGATCCCGTTCCTGATGCAGCGCTTCGACAACGAGTTCATGATGCGCTCGTCGGACGCGCCGACGCTCAAGCGCAAGCCCAGCGAGTACATGCAGGAGATGTTCTACACCTCGCAGCCGATGGAAATGGTGAACAACAAAGAGGCGCTGGAACTGACCTTCAAGATGATCAATGCCAAGTCGCAGTTGCTCTACTCATCGGACTACCCGCACTGGGACATGGACCTGCCGAGCACGATCTACGACCTTCCCTTCCTCAACGAGCAGGAGAAGCGGAACATCCTGGGCGGGAATGCGACCCGCCTGTTCAACCTCTCGAGTCAGTTCGCTCCTTGGAAGGTCAAACGGCGCGCCGCGCGTCCGGCAGCGGCGACGGCGATGCAAGAACAATCGGCGTCGCTCTAG
- a CDS encoding ATP-binding cassette domain-containing protein — protein MSVSSDVTQNDGATPLLCVRGITKTFVRSARLFGKPVETVALQNLSVDVSDGEILGIVGESGSGKTTLGRIIVGLDEPDKGQITMAGRVLVDCDGENRTVVHASKRGIGMIFQDPYSSLNPRMSIRSLVSEGLQIAGTLGRREINDQVEQFLTMVGLRASDADKYPHQFSGGQRQRIGIARALIMHPKVLIADEAVSALDVSVQMQVLNLLLDLRDKLKFAMIFITHNIGVVEYLCDRVVVMSQGEAVERGETHAVIDSPAHEYTRSLLEAVPRI, from the coding sequence ATGTCTGTTTCCTCTGACGTGACGCAGAACGACGGCGCGACGCCGCTGCTGTGCGTGCGCGGCATTACCAAGACGTTCGTGCGGAGCGCGCGGTTGTTCGGCAAGCCTGTCGAAACGGTGGCGCTGCAAAACCTTTCCGTCGATGTGAGCGATGGCGAAATTCTCGGCATCGTCGGCGAGAGCGGTTCCGGCAAGACGACGCTCGGCCGGATCATCGTCGGCCTCGACGAACCCGACAAAGGCCAGATAACGATGGCCGGGCGCGTTCTCGTCGATTGCGACGGGGAGAACAGAACCGTCGTCCATGCGTCAAAGCGCGGCATCGGGATGATTTTCCAGGATCCCTATTCTTCGCTCAATCCCCGCATGTCCATCCGGTCCTTGGTGTCGGAGGGCCTTCAGATTGCCGGAACGCTCGGACGTCGCGAGATCAACGATCAGGTCGAGCAATTCCTCACCATGGTCGGGCTGCGGGCCAGCGACGCCGACAAGTACCCGCATCAGTTCAGCGGCGGGCAGCGGCAGCGCATAGGCATCGCCCGGGCCCTCATCATGCACCCGAAGGTGCTGATCGCCGACGAGGCCGTGTCCGCGCTCGACGTCTCCGTGCAGATGCAAGTGCTCAATCTACTGCTCGATCTGCGCGATAAACTTAAGTTCGCGATGATCTTCATCACGCACAACATCGGCGTTGTGGAATACCTTTGCGACCGGGTCGTGGTGATGTCTCAGGGCGAGGCGGTCGAGCGGGGCGAAACGCACGCCGTCATCGACAGTCCGGCGCATGAATATACGCGATCGCTGCTCGAGGCCGTGCCGCGTATTTGA
- a CDS encoding 4-hydroxyphenylacetate 3-hydroxylase family protein yields the protein MTTNAARETRVTGTLPLRTGREFLADLRRRKPSIVVDGEIISDPVSHPAFKQGAYAVAALYDYAAAPENRAVMTFKSPKDGAPVLRAYQIPKTHADLRDKRIASTKWAEMTFGLMGRTPDHVAGFFCGFAAKPSVFAAGGDQFARNVVAFYEHLRDTHAYVTYAIVPPQIDRSKPANLQEDPTLYAGVVKETDAGIYISGAQQLATGAVYSDYIHLSCIHPLRPGEENYAVSLAVPTDAEGVRLYSRRAFPLGATDAAEYPLTSRFDETDSMVVFDNVFVPWEHVFAYRNLEVCRDQWWKTPAHLYGNLQAQARYTTKLRFLLGLAKRMNEMTGNDATPPVQVMMGELASYASIVEGMLNSQETLATTDEEGVLWPSKTALYSVMALQSEINPKMIDVVRELTGAAMITLPSSFKDFDNPDTAKDVERFYKSGKADARSRVALMRLAWDFIGTEFGNRHQQYEKFYGGASFLVKMNMFRSFDFKGAGELVDKALNLPPLAD from the coding sequence ATGACCACGAATGCAGCTCGCGAAACCCGAGTGACCGGTACGCTGCCGCTCCGGACGGGCCGCGAATTTCTGGCGGACCTCCGCCGTCGCAAGCCCTCGATCGTTGTCGACGGGGAAATCATTTCGGACCCGGTGAGCCATCCGGCTTTCAAACAGGGCGCCTACGCGGTCGCCGCCCTCTATGATTATGCCGCTGCGCCTGAAAATCGCGCAGTGATGACCTTCAAGTCTCCGAAGGACGGCGCGCCCGTGCTGCGCGCGTACCAAATCCCGAAGACGCACGCCGATCTGCGCGACAAGCGCATCGCGTCCACGAAGTGGGCGGAGATGACCTTCGGACTCATGGGCCGTACGCCCGACCACGTCGCCGGCTTCTTCTGCGGCTTCGCGGCCAAGCCATCCGTGTTCGCCGCCGGCGGCGACCAGTTCGCGCGCAACGTCGTCGCGTTCTACGAGCATCTGCGCGACACCCACGCTTATGTCACTTACGCCATCGTGCCGCCGCAGATCGACCGCAGCAAACCGGCCAATCTGCAGGAGGATCCGACTCTCTACGCGGGTGTCGTGAAAGAGACGGATGCGGGCATTTACATTTCCGGCGCGCAGCAACTGGCGACCGGCGCCGTCTATTCCGACTACATCCATCTGAGCTGTATCCACCCGCTTCGGCCGGGCGAGGAGAACTATGCGGTAAGCCTTGCCGTGCCGACGGATGCCGAAGGCGTGCGGCTCTATTCGCGCCGTGCGTTCCCGCTGGGGGCGACGGACGCCGCGGAATATCCGCTCACGTCGCGTTTCGACGAGACCGACTCGATGGTCGTATTCGACAACGTATTTGTCCCGTGGGAACACGTTTTCGCCTACCGCAATCTCGAAGTCTGTCGCGATCAGTGGTGGAAGACGCCGGCCCATCTCTACGGCAATCTCCAGGCCCAGGCGCGATACACGACGAAGCTGCGTTTCCTTCTTGGACTTGCCAAGCGCATGAACGAGATGACCGGCAACGACGCGACGCCGCCGGTTCAGGTGATGATGGGCGAGCTGGCATCCTATGCCTCGATCGTCGAGGGAATGCTGAACTCGCAGGAGACGCTCGCCACGACCGACGAAGAGGGCGTGCTGTGGCCGTCGAAGACCGCGCTCTATTCGGTCATGGCGCTGCAGTCCGAAATCAATCCGAAGATGATCGACGTCGTGCGCGAGTTGACCGGCGCCGCGATGATCACGCTGCCGTCGTCCTTCAAGGATTTCGACAATCCTGATACGGCCAAGGACGTCGAGCGGTTCTATAAGTCGGGCAAGGCCGATGCGCGTTCGCGCGTTGCGCTCATGCGGCTCGCCTGGGATTTCATCGGCACGGAGTTCGGCAACCGGCACCAGCAGTATGAAAAGTTCTACGGCGGCGCGTCCTTCCTTGTGAAGATGAACATGTTCAGGTCGTTCGACTTCAAGGGCGCCGGCGAACTTGTCGACAAGGCTTTGAATCTTCCGCCGCTCGCCGATTGA
- a CDS encoding ABC transporter substrate-binding protein, translating into MKLKLAVPDLISNSYFPAVAAVELGFFKKEGLDVELELIFPVDKAYAALRDGKTDIVGGSAHSALAAFPEWKGVKLIAAQAQGMYWFLVMRADLKAKRGDLSVVKGRSIGAAPWVEMGLRRLLIEGGIDLERDGVKIAPVPGAMGAGVNFGVTAAKALQEGKIDGFWANGMGTEVAVRNGIGTVVLDIRRGDGPKPCFNYTMASIATSEKLIEESPETAAAMVRAIVATQKALKEDPNRATAIGDKLFPPQEASLIAELIRRDLPYYDATISEDFVAGMNAFARDLGILKGQATYEDVVATQFKDLWKA; encoded by the coding sequence GTGAAGCTCAAACTCGCCGTTCCAGACCTCATTTCCAATTCGTACTTTCCGGCCGTCGCGGCGGTCGAGCTCGGCTTCTTCAAGAAGGAAGGCCTCGACGTCGAACTCGAGTTGATCTTCCCGGTCGACAAAGCCTATGCCGCCCTGCGCGACGGCAAGACCGACATCGTCGGCGGCTCCGCGCACTCGGCGCTCGCCGCCTTCCCCGAATGGAAAGGCGTGAAGCTGATCGCTGCGCAAGCGCAGGGCATGTATTGGTTCCTGGTCATGCGCGCCGACCTCAAGGCCAAGCGTGGCGACTTGAGCGTCGTCAAGGGTCGCAGCATTGGCGCGGCGCCATGGGTCGAAATGGGCCTGCGCCGTCTTCTGATCGAGGGTGGCATCGATCTCGAACGCGACGGCGTCAAGATCGCGCCGGTGCCGGGCGCCATGGGCGCGGGCGTCAACTTCGGCGTCACCGCCGCCAAAGCGTTGCAGGAAGGCAAGATCGACGGCTTCTGGGCCAACGGCATGGGCACGGAGGTCGCGGTGCGGAATGGCATCGGCACGGTCGTGCTCGACATCCGCCGTGGCGACGGTCCCAAGCCCTGCTTCAATTACACCATGGCGTCGATCGCCACGAGCGAAAAGCTCATCGAGGAGTCGCCCGAAACCGCGGCGGCCATGGTGCGCGCGATCGTTGCGACTCAGAAGGCGTTGAAGGAAGATCCGAACCGGGCGACGGCAATCGGCGACAAGCTGTTTCCGCCGCAAGAGGCGTCGCTGATCGCCGAGCTGATCCGCCGCGACCTGCCCTATTACGATGCGACCATCTCCGAAGACTTCGTCGCCGGCATGAACGCGTTCGCGCGCGACCTCGGCATCCTCAAGGGCCAAGCCACTTACGAGGACGTGGTGGCGACGCAGTTCAAGGACCTGTGGAAGGCCTGA
- a CDS encoding Bug family tripartite tricarboxylate transporter substrate binding protein — MERLRFLAQVAALLALAMMPAHADDAATFPTRAIRVIVAFPPGGGPDPLARIVASGLERRLGQPVIVENMPGGSGSLAARATVRGGPDGYTLLFADMTFIVSPHVTANFGVNPLKDFEPVGRAATSPFSLIVSAAVPASNLPEFIKLAKTHPDEVMIGHAGIGTTPYLGAVAFTKAADIKPRFISYKGMADAMTNAMSGIISGLFSAGPAAISSSKNDKLKVLAVTGDKRMAQLPNIPTFGESGITLRGFESGAWFGLMAPAGTPPGVIQKLNTALNDIANDKTLMAKFESAGAEFKPGTPQEFRDQLTAQDKLWGATLAELGVKPQ; from the coding sequence ATGGAGCGATTGAGATTTCTGGCGCAAGTCGCCGCCTTGCTGGCGCTCGCCATGATGCCCGCTCACGCGGACGATGCGGCCACTTTTCCAACCAGGGCGATCAGGGTGATCGTCGCGTTTCCGCCCGGAGGCGGTCCCGATCCTCTGGCCAGGATCGTGGCGTCCGGCCTGGAGCGCCGGCTGGGCCAACCGGTGATCGTCGAAAACATGCCGGGCGGCAGCGGCTCGCTGGCGGCGCGCGCGACGGTTCGCGGTGGCCCAGACGGCTACACGCTTTTGTTTGCCGACATGACGTTTATCGTCTCGCCGCACGTGACGGCCAACTTTGGCGTCAATCCGCTCAAGGATTTCGAGCCCGTTGGGCGCGCGGCGACATCGCCGTTTTCGCTTATCGTCTCGGCGGCCGTGCCGGCGTCGAATCTGCCGGAATTCATCAAGCTGGCGAAGACGCACCCGGACGAGGTCATGATCGGTCATGCCGGCATCGGCACGACGCCCTATCTCGGCGCGGTCGCTTTCACCAAGGCGGCCGACATCAAGCCGCGCTTCATCAGCTATAAAGGCATGGCGGACGCCATGACCAACGCGATGTCGGGGATCATTTCCGGCCTTTTTTCCGCCGGTCCCGCGGCCATCAGTTCGTCCAAGAACGATAAGCTGAAGGTGCTCGCCGTGACCGGCGACAAGCGGATGGCGCAGTTGCCGAACATTCCGACGTTCGGGGAGAGCGGCATCACGCTGCGGGGTTTCGAATCCGGGGCCTGGTTCGGTCTGATGGCGCCCGCCGGAACGCCGCCGGGCGTCATTCAAAAGCTTAACACCGCGCTGAACGATATCGCCAACGACAAGACGTTGATGGCGAAGTTCGAGTCGGCGGGTGCCGAGTTCAAGCCGGGGACCCCGCAGGAGTTTCGCGATCAGCTCACTGCGCAGGACAAACTCTGGGGTGCGACGCTGGCTGAGCTCGGTGTGAAGCCGCAGTAA